The nucleotide window atggtaAGTTCTTCATTAAAATCCCCATCTGAGGGAGTCTTCTTGACCCATGTGGTCCTCTCTATACTCCATAAACCACCCACCCTTCCCAATATTTATGGAATTTATGTTAACTCTATCTCATTCTAACCGCAGCACCTGAAAGTATTGGTACTTGAAAGCTATCTctaccttaaaaaaaagaaaaaaccttaTATCTTTCACTTGttttctctccttttttttattcaataatcCTAACCTTATCTTCACAAgtttcttattctctctcttctataaAAACCAAACCTTCTAATTTGATATTCAGTATCAAAACTTAGAAGCCTTTAGCTGAACTGTACGACCTAGTCCGCAACTCAGTCTAAAATTTAGTTCGCGTCCGATTTCTGAACAACAATTTCCTAATTAGtctctcttttaattttctGTTCTCTTATCATTCTTTTCAACACATGATACTTGGTTGATAAACAACTTCCTTCCCTAGAAACTCAATTTCTTGACCATTTTACCTTTCCTTTTCTAGTATCAATTGTGAGTTTTCTCAAGAGTCTAGTAATATAACTgttaaaattcatcaaaatggATCTTTTTCAAAACCCATCTTCACAAAAATCAAGCAGAATGGAAACGCCTATATGCGTTGCAAAACTTGTCCTCATTTCCATAGGAATCATTTCAACTCTTATTTTGTTCAAAGTTGCAATAATTCCGTACACATTTGATCTTGTTCTTTCAACTCTTCCTCAACTTTGGTTCTCAATAAGAACATGGTTTACACTTCCTTTCCTTTACATCATTGTTAACTTcatcattattatcattgtaGCTTCTTCAAGCTTTTCTGATCCAAAACACACAACAACAAGCATTTTAGAAACTACCACCAACCCAATTGAGCTAGAAAACCAAACCAATGAACCacatcaagaagaaaaaaaagttgaagaagttgaagaacaagaacaagaagagAAAAGGGTTGTTAAAGACTCTGAATTGTTCCACAACAAATTCATCACTGATCCGATTCCGGAAAAATGCAGCAAGGACTTTTACTTGCCAGATTCTGACGACAAAGTTAAAGACTTCAGATTATTCTGCAACAAATTCATCGATGATCCATCACCGGAAAAATGTTGCAACGATTATAACTTGCCGGACTCAGGTGATAAAGGTGATGATGACAGTTTAGAAGCAACATGGAAAGCAAT belongs to Medicago truncatula cultivar Jemalong A17 chromosome 6, MtrunA17r5.0-ANR, whole genome shotgun sequence and includes:
- the LOC11417677 gene encoding uncharacterized protein, giving the protein MDLFQNPSSQKSSRMETPICVAKLVLISIGIISTLILFKVAIIPYTFDLVLSTLPQLWFSIRTWFTLPFLYIIVNFIIIIIVASSSFSDPKHTTTSILETTTNPIELENQTNEPHQEEKKVEEVEEQEQEEKRVVKDSELFHNKFITDPIPEKCSKDFYLPDSDDKVKDFRLFCNKFIDDPSPEKCCNDYNLPDSGDKGDDDSLEATWKAIMEAQEKTKKPHLKKSGTWTARIVKAEPFRNNGGFCGGDDDPVAWAQRELKKSETFNDRASLKREKSMSPEELNKRAEAFIKKFNNQMKLQRMESYHRFMKLNKRV